The DNA sequence CGCGGATGCAGCAGGGTGAGCAGGTCGTGAACGTAGCCGTCGGCGCTGTCGCGGTGGACCCGGGACCCGATCCGGACGGCGCCGGTGACGTTGCCGCCTGCCAGCGGCTGTCCGGTCACCGGCAGACGACGTCGACGAGCTGGACGGCGTTGTTGGCGAACCCGCCGCGGTTCCAGTCCTGGCCGACGGGCTGGGCGGCGCCGGTGGCGTCGTGGGCACGGGCGGTGAGCTGGTGGCGGCCGGGTGCGGCGCTCCAGCGGTGGGTGAAGCGCCGCCACGCCCACCGGTGCCCGGTGTCGGGTTCGAGGTCGGCGGCGGCCCAGGTGCGGCCGCCGTCGGCCGACACCTCGACCGCGGTGACGGGTGCCTGCCCGGACCAGGCTCGGCCCTCCAGCAGGTGGACTCCGGCGTCGACGACCCGGGTACGGGACATGAAGTCGGGGAAGCCGGGCGGCACCAGCAGGGCCCGGGGCCGGATCCGGGTGACCGGGTCGCCGTCGTCGCCGGGCTGGTGGCGCAGCCGGTACGCGACGGCGTTCTGGTAGCCGGTGAACGGGGTGTCGGTGACGGTGATGTCGCGCAGCCACTTGACGTGCGCCATGCCGTACCAGCCGGGGGCGACCAGCCGCACCGGGTGGCCGTGCTGTGGCGGCAGCGGCTGCCCGTTCATCGCGTACGCGACCAGCACCTCCGGCGCCATCGCGTCGGCCAGCGACAGTCCCCGCTGGTAGTCCTGCTCGACTCCGCGTTCGATCCCGTGGTCGGCGCCGGTGAACACGACGTCGACGGCGCCGGGGTCGACCCCGGCATCGGTGAGCAGGTCCCGCAGCGGCACCCCGGTCCATTCGGCGGTGCCGACTGCCTCGACCAGCCACGGCTGGCTGACCGGCCGCGGCTGGAGCCGGGCGCGGCCGTTGCCGGCGCACTCCATCGTGACCCGGACCGTGGTCGCGGGCCGGGCCCGCAGGTCGGCCAGGGTGACGGTGGTCGGCCGGGCGACGCGCCCGCCGATGGCCAGCTGCCACGTCTCGGCGTCGGCCAGCGGGATGTCGTAGTGGATGAGCAGGTAGTGCAGGCCGGGCGGGGTGAGGTCGTAGCGCAGCGCCTCCAGCGGGATGCCGTGGTTGCGGGCGGCGAGGGCCAGTTCCTCGGCGGAGATGGCCTCGTCGGTGTCGGCGACGCGGCCGGGGCGGCTGATCTGGTCGAGGTCCATCGGATGCTCCCCTGTCGGGTGCGGGCTGTCTGCGGTTCCAGCTTCGCATCCGGTGCTGCGGGCACGGGCGCGCCCCCGGCTCGGGGAGGAGGGCCGGGGGCGCGGGGTCGGGCGGCTTGGGGTCAGGCGAGGCGGGGTCAGGCGCTGCGGCGGCGACGGCGCACGGGCCGGTCGTCGTCGGCGGCCCAGGTGCGGGTCAGCGCCATCGAGGCGAGGATGCCCAGCACCGCGAACGCGAGCTGCACGCCGAGGGTGGCCCAGCTCCAGGTCAGGTGCAGGCCGATCCAGTCCCAGTCCCAGCGGGCGCCGGCGTTGTCGTCCCAGCCGAGCCGCCGTGACGCCCAGCCGCCGACCAGGGCGGCCACGATGCCGACCGCGACGGTCGCGACGGCGCCGATGTTCTGCCGGCCGGGCAGGACCAGCCGGCCGAGGGTGCCGATGAGGACTCCTATCAGGAGTGCGGAGAGGATACCGGTTGCCGTCATGGGCCGCTTCTACCCGTACGCCGCGGCGTTAATCCCGTCCGGCGGCACCGGTTTCGCGCCGGTGCCGCCGAAACCGGGGTGCGGGCGGCGGGGTGCGGGCGGTAGGAATGTCGCCGTGTTCAAGTTCCCCCGTACCCCGCACCTGGCCGGGTCGCGGCTGCAGCCCGGCGACGAGGACCTGGCGCAGGTGCCGCTGTCGGCCCTGGCCGGGCAGCGGGTCGTGGTGTGCGAGAAACTCGACGGCGCCAACGTCGGCGTCTCGTTCGGCACCGACGGCCGGCCGCGGTTGCAGTCGCGGGGCCACTACCTGTCCGGCGGCCAGCGTGAACAGCAGTTCACGCTGTTCAAGTCATGGGCGGCCACGGTCGCGCCGCTGCTGTGGCCCCGGCTGCGCGACCGCTACGTCTGCTACGGCGAATGGCTGTACGCCAAGCACACCGTCTTCTACGATGCGCTGCCGCACTACTTCTGCGAATTCGACGTCCTGGACACGGCCACCGGCCGGTTCCTGGACACCGCGGCCCGCCGGGACCTGCTCGCCGGGGTGCCCGTCGCCAGCGCCCCGGTGCTGGCCGAGCAGGTGTTCACGTCGGCGCGGCAGGTCGCGGCGCTGGTGGGGCCGTCGACGTGCCGTACCCCCGGCTGGCGGGCCGCGCTGGCACACGCCGCCGCCGACGCCGGGGTCGACCCGGCCGTGGCGGCCGCCGAGTCCGACGGCTCGGACCTGATGGAGGGCGTCTACCTCAGAGCCGAGTCCGGCGGGCAGGTCCTCGGCCGGTACAAGTGGGTGCGGGCCGGTTTCGCCCAGGCCGTGGCCGAGTCCGGGTCGCACTGGGCTGACCGGCCCATCGTCGCCAACCGGCTCGCCGACCCGGAGGCGCTCTATGCAGGCCTTTGACGGGCTGTGCCCGCCCGGCCCCGGTGGGCAGGCGGACTCCGGTGCCGTGGCCGACCTGCTCGCGCGGCTGCGGACCGCGGCCGGGCTCGGTCCGGGTGCGGGCGACGCCGTGCGTGCCCGCGCGGCCGTCCAGGCCCTGACCGGCTCGCCGCGGTGGTGGGAGCTGCCGCGGCTGCGGCAGGTGCCGCTGCTGGCGGCGGTGCTGCTGCTGGAGGTCGCCGCAGCGGACCGGGCCGAGGACGGGCACGGCCGCCGCGCCGACCTGGTGGCGCGGCGGACCCTGTGGGAGCTGGGCGCCGCACCGGCCTGGCGTGAGCACGTCGCGGCGCTGGTGCGCCACCACGAGGTGCCGCTGCGGGCCATGCACGATCCGGACCTGGAACGGACCGTGCTGCGGGTGTCGCTGCTGGCGTCCAACGCCGACCTGGCGCTGCTCGCCCGCGCCCGCGGCGCCGGGGACGAGCAGGTGGCGCTGTTCGAGGAGTACTGCGCCGAGCTCGGGGTGCTGGACGCGGCGTGGCCGTTCGCGTCCGACCACGCCCGGTTCCAGTACTTCCGCACCCCGGGCCGCGACCCGCGTTACGCCGCCCACGACGACACCGGCGCGGTGGTGACGGTCCTGTCGGGGCTGCCGGGGGTGGGCAAGGACTTCTGGACCGCCCGGAACCGGCCCGGCCAGCCGGTGGTGAGCCTCGACGAGCTGCGGCTGCGGCTCGGGGTCGCGCCGACCGGCGACCAGGGGACGGTGGTCGCGGCGGCGTACGAGCAGGCGCGGCGGCTGCTGCGCGCCGGGCAGCCGTTCGTGTGGAACGCCACCAACGTGACCCGGCGGCAGCGCGACGGGTGCATCGGGCTGGCTGCGGCATACCGGGCCCGGGTCGAGGTCGTGGCGCTGGAGGCGCCGCCGCAGGTGGTGCGGGTCCGCAACAGCGGCCGCGCCGCCGTGGTGCCGCAGGCGGCGTGGGACCGGATGGCCGCCCGGTGGCAGGCCCCGGACATCACCGAAGCGCATGCCGTGCACCGGATCGATACAGGAATGATGGATCACTTCACGTGATCCTCAGGGTGGCGGTGGCCTACAGTGGGCGGGTGATCGAGTCGCAGAGGGTTACCGGAGCACTACGCATAGCAGCCGAAAGGGCCCAAACCTGCGGATTCTTCTTCGATTTCGACGGTACGCTGTCCAGCATCCAGACCGACCCCGCCGCCGTCACCCCGGTCCCCGGCGCCGTCGAGGCCATCGCCGACCTCGCCCCCCTGGTCCACACCACCGCCATCGTCTCCGGCCGCCCCGTCAGCTTCCTCCAGCGCCACTTCGGCCACCTGCCCGTCCGCCTCTACGGCCTCTACGGCATGGAGTCGACCGACGAGCACGGCACCATCTGGACCGACCCCGAGGTCATCCCCTGGATCCCGGCCATCGACACCGTCGCCCGCCAGGCCATGGCCGACCTCGACCCCGACATCCTGGTCGAGCACAAGCGACTCTCCGTCGCCCTGCACTACCGCACCGCGCCCCACCTGCGCGACCACATCGAACACTGGTGTCACCTCAAAGCCGCCGAGCACGGCCTCACCGCCCTGCCCGGCCGGATGGTCGTCGAGCTCAAGCCCCCCGTGCGCCGCGACAAGGGCGACGTCATCACGCGCACGACCACCGACCTCACCTGCGCCTGGTACTTCGGCGACGACCTCGGCGACCTGCCCGCCCTGCAGGTCCTCGACAAACGCATGCACGCCGACCCCGACTTCACGGCCTTCTGTGTCGGCGTCCACAACCCCGAAACCGGCGACCAGGTCGCCGACTGGGTCGACCTGGTCCTGGACAACCCCGCCGACCTCGTACCCCTGCTCCAGCTCGCCGCCAGGTCGATCTCCACCGTGCGCACCCGATGATCGACACCATATGATGCGTCGATGACCCACGACACGCCCGTGGCGCTCGTCACCGGAGGCGGCGGCGCCATCGGCGCCGCGTTCGCACGGCACCTCGCCAAACGCGGCTACCACCCCGTCCTGGCCGACCTCGACCTCGCCGCCGCCACCAGCGTCGCCGAGACCGTCGGCGGCAGCGCCATCACCCTCGACGTCAGCGACCGCGACGCCAACCTGGCCGCCGTCGACACCATCCTCGCCGACCACGGCCGCCTCGACCTCATCTGCCTGCACGCCGGCATCCCGGCCGGTCAACGCGCCGCCGAGCCCCTCAACCTCGAACGCTACCGGCGCGCCATGGCCGTGAACGTCGACGGCGTCGTCTTCGGCGTCGACGCCGCCCTGCCCGCGCTCAGCGTCCGCGGCGGCCACATCGTCGTCACCTCCACCCTCGCCACGCTCGACCCCAGCCACGCCAACCCCCTCT is a window from the Catellatospora sp. TT07R-123 genome containing:
- a CDS encoding AAA family ATPase; this translates as MQAFDGLCPPGPGGQADSGAVADLLARLRTAAGLGPGAGDAVRARAAVQALTGSPRWWELPRLRQVPLLAAVLLLEVAAADRAEDGHGRRADLVARRTLWELGAAPAWREHVAALVRHHEVPLRAMHDPDLERTVLRVSLLASNADLALLARARGAGDEQVALFEEYCAELGVLDAAWPFASDHARFQYFRTPGRDPRYAAHDDTGAVVTVLSGLPGVGKDFWTARNRPGQPVVSLDELRLRLGVAPTGDQGTVVAAAYEQARRLLRAGQPFVWNATNVTRRQRDGCIGLAAAYRARVEVVALEAPPQVVRVRNSGRAAVVPQAAWDRMAARWQAPDITEAHAVHRIDTGMMDHFT
- a CDS encoding GlsB/YeaQ/YmgE family stress response membrane protein; translation: MTATGILSALLIGVLIGTLGRLVLPGRQNIGAVATVAVGIVAALVGGWASRRLGWDDNAGARWDWDWIGLHLTWSWATLGVQLAFAVLGILASMALTRTWAADDDRPVRRRRRSA
- a CDS encoding sulfite oxidase, giving the protein MDLDQISRPGRVADTDEAISAEELALAARNHGIPLEALRYDLTPPGLHYLLIHYDIPLADAETWQLAIGGRVARPTTVTLADLRARPATTVRVTMECAGNGRARLQPRPVSQPWLVEAVGTAEWTGVPLRDLLTDAGVDPGAVDVVFTGADHGIERGVEQDYQRGLSLADAMAPEVLVAYAMNGQPLPPQHGHPVRLVAPGWYGMAHVKWLRDITVTDTPFTGYQNAVAYRLRHQPGDDGDPVTRIRPRALLVPPGFPDFMSRTRVVDAGVHLLEGRAWSGQAPVTAVEVSADGGRTWAAADLEPDTGHRWAWRRFTHRWSAAPGRHQLTARAHDATGAAQPVGQDWNRGGFANNAVQLVDVVCR
- the otsB gene encoding trehalose-phosphatase, giving the protein MIESQRVTGALRIAAERAQTCGFFFDFDGTLSSIQTDPAAVTPVPGAVEAIADLAPLVHTTAIVSGRPVSFLQRHFGHLPVRLYGLYGMESTDEHGTIWTDPEVIPWIPAIDTVARQAMADLDPDILVEHKRLSVALHYRTAPHLRDHIEHWCHLKAAEHGLTALPGRMVVELKPPVRRDKGDVITRTTTDLTCAWYFGDDLGDLPALQVLDKRMHADPDFTAFCVGVHNPETGDQVADWVDLVLDNPADLVPLLQLAARSISTVRTR
- a CDS encoding RNA ligase family protein encodes the protein MFKFPRTPHLAGSRLQPGDEDLAQVPLSALAGQRVVVCEKLDGANVGVSFGTDGRPRLQSRGHYLSGGQREQQFTLFKSWAATVAPLLWPRLRDRYVCYGEWLYAKHTVFYDALPHYFCEFDVLDTATGRFLDTAARRDLLAGVPVASAPVLAEQVFTSARQVAALVGPSTCRTPGWRAALAHAAADAGVDPAVAAAESDGSDLMEGVYLRAESGGQVLGRYKWVRAGFAQAVAESGSHWADRPIVANRLADPEALYAGL
- a CDS encoding SDR family NAD(P)-dependent oxidoreductase, with product MTHDTPVALVTGGGGAIGAAFARHLAKRGYHPVLADLDLAAATSVAETVGGSAITLDVSDRDANLAAVDTILADHGRLDLICLHAGIPAGQRAAEPLNLERYRRAMAVNVDGVVFGVDAALPALSVRGGHIVVTSTLATLDPSHANPLYTLTKAAVLGFIRALANPLKTRGITANALCPGFVDTPMLDVLRPLLADQGYPLITPDDVAAAMGHVIDAGGTGDAWALIPGQPPLRYEYPPLPPSLMPDGSPAPDVRFPPPLTPAESQPVRG